In Picosynechococcus sp. PCC 7002, the following are encoded in one genomic region:
- a CDS encoding radical SAM protein, whose translation MSNSSLSFSEVSKVDKLVLFIQNQLKGFQEVKSGKRDDWGEDSIKIVFHRKNFSEFLLGNVNKIIPITFEMWPSLSCDARCPKCTYRINKARYEDDKNASLTTFANTSDYLRLISMLSDGGVRSVTLTGGGEPLLNPDFGKIIKHVKKCGMSWGMFTHGLHLKGEVVNEILDNPPRFIRVSLNSSSPITHHAEYRIGEDAYFQVINNVVKFATKSKEIPSSVGVGYAIDPVISDSELLEIGQALDVLYSRTNGGLKYASFRPKVVYYNNDTTPKYNQFRYEQFALLPQRVKDIVVPFLTKGNGIRIDLKHHLFHNISERKIFNRALGLSWASQVDHRGVGYLLNELNGSPWSLASYGNFLSKKSFESTWYSESRLMLTEQYQNGDLSLPLNIKTSHVEHLLNQILDQFGLFSTAEVEEFWKKINLDSYYKPSNWDFL comes from the coding sequence GTGTCCAACTCATCTCTTTCATTCAGTGAAGTTTCTAAAGTAGATAAACTTGTCCTTTTTATTCAGAATCAGCTCAAAGGTTTTCAAGAAGTTAAAAGTGGGAAGAGAGATGATTGGGGGGAAGACTCAATTAAAATAGTTTTTCACAGAAAAAATTTTTCTGAGTTTCTATTGGGAAACGTAAACAAGATCATTCCAATAACTTTTGAAATGTGGCCTAGCCTATCATGCGATGCTAGATGTCCGAAGTGTACATACAGAATTAATAAGGCAAGATACGAAGATGATAAAAATGCTTCGTTAACAACATTTGCCAATACCTCGGATTACCTTCGATTGATTTCAATGCTTTCAGATGGGGGAGTAAGGTCTGTTACATTAACTGGAGGAGGAGAACCACTTTTGAATCCCGACTTTGGAAAAATAATAAAGCATGTTAAAAAGTGCGGCATGAGTTGGGGAATGTTTACACATGGCTTGCATTTAAAAGGCGAAGTAGTTAATGAGATATTAGACAATCCACCACGATTTATTAGGGTCAGCCTGAATTCAAGCTCTCCTATTACTCATCATGCAGAGTATAGAATAGGTGAAGATGCGTATTTTCAAGTAATTAATAATGTCGTTAAGTTCGCTACCAAATCTAAGGAGATTCCATCATCTGTAGGTGTAGGATACGCTATCGATCCGGTGATCTCCGATAGTGAGTTATTGGAAATTGGGCAAGCTTTAGACGTTTTGTATAGTAGAACTAATGGCGGCTTAAAATATGCCAGTTTCCGGCCAAAAGTTGTTTATTACAATAACGATACAACTCCAAAATACAACCAGTTTAGATATGAGCAGTTTGCCCTTTTACCTCAACGTGTAAAAGATATTGTAGTACCTTTCCTTACAAAAGGAAACGGAATTCGCATTGATCTAAAACATCACTTATTTCATAACATTTCTGAACGGAAAATTTTCAATAGAGCTTTAGGTTTAAGCTGGGCTTCTCAAGTAGATCACCGAGGAGTAGGGTATTTGCTTAATGAGTTGAACGGAAGTCCTTGGTCCCTAGCTTCGTATGGTAATTTTCTCAGTAAAAAAAGCTTCGAGAGTACTTGGTACTCTGAATCAAGGCTTATGTTAACTGAACAATATCAAAATGGCGACTTGTCATTACCTCTAAATATAAAAACGTCTCACGTTGAACATTTACTCAACCAAATACTCGATCAGTTTGGACTGTTTTCCACAGCAGAAGTTGAGGAGTTTTGGAAAAAAATCAATTTGGATAGTTATTACAAGCCAAGCAATTGGGATTTTCTTTGA